GAAGAGTGCGAACAGGCACTCAAGAAAAATTTGCCAGAAGTGACAGATGTCGTGGTAGATGTCACCGCTGAGACACCCCAACAAAAGTCGCTTCCGGATCGCGCCGGAATTGCTGGTGTAAAGAATATCATCGCGATTTCTAGTGGCAAGGGCGGTGTGGGCAAAAGTACTGTAGCGGTGAATGTGGCAGTGGCTTTAGCACATTTAGGAGCTAAAGTCGGTCTGATTGATGCGGATATTTACGGGCCTAATGACCCGACAATGCTGGGATTGTCAGACGCCAAGATAAGCGTGCGGCAAGGTGCCAATGGTGAAGAGTTGGAACCGGCTTTTAACTACGGCGTCAAATTAGTTTCAATGGGGTTTTTGATTGACAAGGATCAGCCGGTGATCTGGCGGGGTCCGATGCTGAATGGAATTATTCGCCAGTTTCTCTACCAAGTACAGTGGGGGGAACTGGATTATTTGATTGTAGATATGCCCCCCGGCACTGGAGATGCCCAGTTAACGCTAGCGCAAGCGGTGCCAATGGCTGGGGTAGTCATTGTAACGACGCCGCAGACGGTGGCTTTGTTGGATTCGCGTAAGGGCTTGAAGATGTTCCAGCAGTTGGGAGTATCCGTGTTGGGAATGGTGGAAAATATGAGTTATTTTATTCCGCCGGATATGCCCGACAAGCAGTATGACATTTTTGGCTCTGGAGGCGGTGAAAAGATGGCGCAAGAACTCGGCGTATCGTTGCTGGGCTGCGTACCACTAGAAA
This portion of the Coleofasciculus sp. FACHB-T130 genome encodes:
- a CDS encoding Mrp/NBP35 family ATP-binding protein → MLDASSVLEVLRPVQDPELRKSLVELNMIRNVQIDSGKVSFTLVLTTPACPLRQFIVEECEQALKKNLPEVTDVVVDVTAETPQQKSLPDRAGIAGVKNIIAISSGKGGVGKSTVAVNVAVALAHLGAKVGLIDADIYGPNDPTMLGLSDAKISVRQGANGEELEPAFNYGVKLVSMGFLIDKDQPVIWRGPMLNGIIRQFLYQVQWGELDYLIVDMPPGTGDAQLTLAQAVPMAGVVIVTTPQTVALLDSRKGLKMFQQLGVSVLGMVENMSYFIPPDMPDKQYDIFGSGGGEKMAQELGVSLLGCVPLEMPVREGGDAGVPIVVADPESASAKALMAIAQAIAGKVSVAALT